The genomic region CAAGGCCGGCAATGTGGTCTACCGCCGCGCGTTCGGCGGCTACACGCTGGGCACGCGGATCCGCATCGCCTCGGCCAGCAAATGGCTGTCGGCGCTGACCGTCGCGCGGGTGGTCGAGAAAGGCCAGCTGCGCTGGACCGACACCGTCGGCCAGTATTTCCCGACGGTCGAAGCATCGAAGCGCTCGATCACGCTCGCGCAGCTGTTCTCGCATACCAGCGCCCTGCCCGGCGGCGACGATGTCTGCATGTCCAACCCGCAGTACACGCTCGAGACCTGCGCGAACCGTATCCTGCAGCAGCCGCTGATCGGCCAACCCGGCACGGTCTTCTCCTACGGCGGCAATTCGATGCAGGTCGCCGGACGCATGGCCGAGCTGGCCAGCGGCAAGGCCTGGGACGATATCTTCATCGCCGAAATGGTCACGCCGCTGGGCATGAACGCCACCGACTTCGCCACGTCTTCCACCGCGCCGGGCTACGTGCGCACCGACAATCCGCGCATCGCCGGTGGTGTCCGCAGCACGCTGGAGGACTACGGCAAAGTGGTCGACATGGTGCTGGCCTACGGCTGTCTCGACAACACGCTGCTGCTGTCGTGCCTGCCCAGCCGGCGTTTCCTCAGCCGCGCCACCATCGAGCTGATGGCTGTTGATCGTACGGTCGGTACCGTGGATGTTTCGCGTCCGCCGACGTCCACCGGCTTCGGTTACGGCCTGGGCCAGTGGATCGACCCGTCGTCGCCGCTGATCGTCTCCAGCCCCGGCGCGTTCGGCTTCACGCCATGGGTGGACCGCGTCAACCAGGTCGCGGGTGTCCTGCTGGTCGACGATCTGAATACCCGCGTCGTCAACGACGT from Lysobacter sp. harbors:
- a CDS encoding beta-lactamase family protein; this encodes MNRHSIFAFVFTVLAGASGAVHAVPNYNFAPVTAEMQSFVQTYGLDGASLRVNKAGNVVYRRAFGGYTLGTRIRIASASKWLSALTVARVVEKGQLRWTDTVGQYFPTVEASKRSITLAQLFSHTSALPGGDDVCMSNPQYTLETCANRILQQPLIGQPGTVFSYGGNSMQVAGRMAELASGKAWDDIFIAEMVTPLGMNATDFATSSTAPGYVRTDNPRIAGGVRSTLEDYGKVVDMVLAYGCLDNTLLLSCLPSRRFLSRATIELMAVDRTVGTVDVSRPPTSTGFGYGLGQWIDPSSPLIVSSPGAFGFTPWVDRVNQVAGVLLVDDLNTRVVNDVNDIRALVNVVTAGNQGTRLKPVLPADAATSAAMKAPNVRGAQRMQEALRR